The Leishmania panamensis strain MHOM/PA/94/PSC-1 chromosome 5 sequence genomic sequence GAGGACTTGCAGAGCTCTGGAAGTCGCAATGACCACAGTGATAAGCGACGGCGTGAGCAGGATGCCGCGGGCACTGCCATCAACGAGGTCAAACCAACGAATCAAGCCAGTGGGGAGCTGAGCAAGCCGTCTGCGATAGACGCGCAGTCGCCGGCGCCTCCATCTCAGGAGCGGCTCGtaccaccacagcagacgACCAGGCTGAGCAACATGGCgaacaccgccgccgccgccgctgctgccatcatCACTACTGATGGCAGTATACACTTCGAGGACgagaacagcagcgacgatggCGAATACGCAATGACGGCGTCGGCGCTGTCGGAggccgcgccgccacccTGTGCGAGTGAGGCCAAGCAAGCTGCGCTCTCACCACCCCACCAGCTGCGCCCTTCCCCTGCCGCTCCAGGGCCACCGGCGGCTCTCGGCCCTGTCAAGACGCCGCCAGGTGAGGTGGCACAGCACTCCGTACGCTCCCCAGCGAAGAAAGCCCCAAAGAAGGTGTTCATGAAGGTGGTAGTGGGGGCGTCTGGTATTGGAGGAGGACCTCGTCAGGGCacaacgcagcagcaacaccagcaCCCTggcacggcgctggcgcattCCACGATGCGGAGCGTCACCGCCGATcagccgccactgctggcacTCTCAACGACTACAGGCCCAACGAGCTCGAAGGACAGCATCCCGCTGAAACCGCAGACGCCGGAATCGCCTTCCGCCAACCCGCCAGTGAATCAGCAGCATCGGACCCCTTTGGCATCGCGCAATAACCGCCtcggctgcaccgcctccgcagccACGGCGGCAACGGCCTCATTGGGAGCTACTGGCGTCAGCGCTGCAACTCTACGCATGGCATCGCCCACGAACCCCAACCTCTTCGCGTCCCCCGAAGAGGACCCGGTGTGCTGCCCCGTAAGCGAGGTGACGATGGTGAATGCGGTATCACCGGGCAGCGGTGTTTCGCCGTCACTTCGGGGCCCCAATCGTGGTCTCCAGCAGATCGGCAACACTGCTAAAGAAAGCCTGAGCCCCTCTTCTGACCGCCCCTTGTTACCGCTTACGGCAGCCGGTCGTCAAGAGCAGCCCGCAGGCTTCTCGCTTGATGAGCCCAACGCGCTCGTGACGCTCAGCACGCCTCATGAGGTCGGGAAGTCActggcagcaccagcagcagcaccgatcGTAGCAGACCCTAGCCGCCACGCAGAGCGTGAGATGGGAGAtgaggaggcacacacgctgAGACCGGGCAGCCCTCGGTTGCCGCGAGAGACTCAGTCTGGAGACGAAGGCGCTCACCGAAGCCACAGCGCCGCGTCCTCAATCTTCAAGTGCCTGCCCTTTAAGATACTGTGCGGTCACAGCGCGGCCTCCGTGGCCATTAAGTCGGGCACCGATGCGAATGGCGGGGGCCACGTAGGTGAGGCGAGCATaggcagctccgcctcccgCCCATCCACCCGGGGCCGCCACGCCTCTGGTCTCTCGCGACTCCTCTCCATCTTCAAGCGGAGGGCCAGCCGGTCCGCGCAGGGGAACTCAGCGGtcaagaagcagcagccatgCCAACCGGAAGGCAGCGCCTCCTTGATGAGTACTGTCAAGGCGTTGTCGCAGACGTTGACGCCAGGGGATGCAGTGAAGACCGCTGACGTGCAAACCGgcccgcagcggtggcagtcaCCGCCGGCTGCCACCGCAATAGCGCTATCAGCAAACTCGATCCAGACAGGACGCCTGTCGCCGTTACACAACATAACGAACTCGTCGTACGGCAACTCCATCAGCTTCCGcatggacgaggaggaaaaccCAAAGCGTGGGGatgacgcagccgcagcagcacccgtAGAGGGCGCGTGTGAGAGTGACCGTGTtggggagaagcagcagcgtggcaagaggaaagacgatgcgcagcgccatgaCCGCCGTCGGCGGCGTCATCGTTGCCGTGGAGCGGAAGCGCAAGATGAGACGTcgtcgtcagcagcaggagtCGACGATGGgcgaggcagccgctgcttcagAGGTACTACCGATGACGTCAacgcctcgtcctcgcccACACCCTCGACATCCGCGTCGTGCGCTGCAAAGCATCGACGCCGACGCGAGCGGCGAGCGCAACAGAGTGAACGAGCCAACGGCGACCCAAAGTGTTGTCAGGCGCGCCCGTCCTTCCCGATACTGCCGCTGGAGTCGCAGTCCTCCGACGAATCCGCAAGCAGCGACGACCGACCGGATCATAGCAGGCGGCACCGGTCACAACGGGCCCACCGCCAACGTCGAGACGGCGATAGCAGAAGCGTCGCTGCTAGCGGCACGTTTGTGTCCGGCATGGGagcgcagcagagacgcTATCGGCGTGCGTTGCGCGCCTTCCACCGCTCCGGCGAGGGCGCCCGACGCGACTCGATCTCCCACACCAACTCAAACCGCGATGATTACGACGCCGGCGACTCCGTCAACCGGAACAGGCGGGGCTACCGTGACAGCGCGGTACCGCAGCCGCCGACAACCACTGCCGCTATTCTTGTAGCACGACGTCGCGAGTTGTGCGTGAAGTCGCGCGCCATGTCGTCAGTGGACCACTTTGCTATGTCGTGGCATACGCGGCAAGTGAAACGGCATCAGCAGGAACAGCTGCTTCGCCGTTCCCGTCAAGCGAATATTGCCCAACTGCAGAAACGCAATGCAGAACGGAAGGCCAGGtccgaggaggcggcagtcGTAGATGCcgtggccgcggcggcgtcgcgcagTGCATCTCGGTTGAGGATGCTCGCCAGCCCCCAGCCGTCCACGGTGAAGGCACGTCAGACCAGCACATCCGTGCCCTCGCCGCGTCAACGTACTCTATGCCAGCTAGCGCAGCACGAGGAAGTCCTAATGCGCGATCTTCTTGCGCTGGACGACATCCTAGAGAGGCGCCGACGACGCGAGCTGTGGGCGGAAGCGAGCccggaggcagcagcagcggcggcgaccgcagaggcagagacaaCACCGCTACATCACCCATCGTGCGCTGCTCAGTGCCGCGCgatcgccaccgccgccgctgtcgcggcCAGCACGTTGGCATCGATGCAGAGGTCGGATGAGATGAacagcgacaacaacgaAGCCGAGGCAGACTCGCGCCGCTCGAACTCGACGCGGCTGCCAGGCAATCCTACGCGCCTCGATATAAGCGTACTGCTGCGCCGATACGAGAAGCTGCTCGAGGATCTCGCGACACAGACAGCACCGCAGCCCCCTGCAACGCTCGAGAGCGACAATGGTGACACCTCCAGCGATGTCGAGGCGTTTGTGAGGACGCGCCTACGGCACGACAAGGGAGGACTGAATCACCAagctgcctcctcgtcctctaaGCGAAAGAGGCGGTCCGCACCGACACCGGTGCTTGTCGCCGACAGGATGACGGATGAAGTGGCGCTCTGTGCAGCGGCTCTGCGGGCCGAGTACTACCAACCAcagcaacatcagcagcaggagccaTCAAAGACCATTGAGCGGGGGGCCCTTCCTGAAGCATATGAGGCCTGTGCCAACACAGTCCCGATGGAGGGCGTGGCAGCCTCGCACGCGCAGGCGCTACGCCCGTCGTGCGCTGCCTGCTGTCCGCAACAGCTGGACGAGTACATCACGTTGGGGCTGCTCTCGACGCTGCACAAAGCAGGCGagcgtggcggtgctgcggctgctgagaGCGAGAAAGCGGTCAACGCGCGGCAAGGTCAAACGCAGCCAGCCGCAACGACAACGCTCCCGCAGCGGCGTATTCGCGAAGACCTCTACGACGCCCCTCGGCGTGGTGAACGTCGCCGGATGGCGCAAACAAACGGAGAGAAGCCCACCGGCTTTGACGGCAACATCGCAGCCACCTCGCTGATCACGTCGGTCTCGGTCCCTTCTAGCGCTGTTCTGTCGTCGCTGCACCCGCAGAGCGcggacgcagcagcggcggaccGCGACGTCGGCTTGTTGTCAAACGCCGGTGCGGCACCCTCGGCCCTGGCGCAGCCACCGCGCTCCTCCACGCCAACCTCGGAGGTTAACTACGGTGCACTGCGCACGCAACTGATGCGGCTGGAGAGCCGCACGCGACGAGAGTGCGTATTGCAAgagcaggcagcgatgcacgCGTTGAAGCGGCTCTACATTGTGGAAACCATACTGGTGCTACGTGCCATGAGTGAGACAACGGAGATGCAAGCACAGGAGGTGCCAGCGCATGGGTatcaacagcagctgcagcagcagtgcaccatTGCGAGCCACCATAGCCCAGCGACACCCGTCAACGACAAGGGAGGCAAGAAgagtggcagcgccgtccttACCGATGGATGGGTGGTACCGTCGAGTTCTGCCGTCAGCAGTGCGGCACGCGGGGATGAGAAGGGCATGCCGAGCCCCGCCTCACGCACCATCAACAGGCCGAAGAGGTCCAGCAGTGCCAGCAGAATCGTGCGCCGTGGATCGCGGCCACCAGCAGCCGAAGAcccgccgccggcgcagaAGCCCTCCAGCGGCAGTCACCGCACCCCTCCGGTAGTCTCTATTGACGCAGACCTTAGCAGCTGCCCACGCGAGGAGAGCACCACGACCGTTGGAAGTCGGCCGCCTCTCGCCTTGACAGAGATAGCGCTGTCACCGTccgcgcagcaggaggacCACCGCAGTCGTAGTCCGTTGTCCGCCACacgaagcggcggcggtacTGCTGGAGTACCTGCGGTAGCGACTGTGTCCGTGTCGCAGGAACCGCGCGCACAAGCCGCTGCGGCCCCGCCCTCCTTGTCCCCACCGTCTctagaggtggtggcggggaaAGCGGGGGAAAACGAAGGAAGCCCCGCAGACACGCGAGACGCGATCAGAGACGgaggcaacggcggcagtCCCGAGACCGAGGCTCGTGCGCCGCTcatgacgacggcggcacaAGGTGAGGACAAGGGCACAAAGCACGACAgctcgccgttgccgtctccgccagctgctgccacggaTGGTGGCGACGGAGTTGGTCAGGATAAGGGTAACGGCGACGATGTCGATGTCGCACAGAgctgcggcaacagcagcgcgtcaTCGGCGCTGTCCTTCCGTGTAGAAGGCGATAACCAGaaaggagctgcgctgctgcagcccgAACCTAGCGCTGACGACAGAGGTAAGAATCCGCACCTCGCGGTGGCGTCAGGCAACTCAATTGCAGCCActcccaccgccacagcacaGCCGTCCGCGGGAGAGTCTACTTCTCCAGCAACCTCAGTCGTGGATGGCCTAGCCATGCCGTTCAGCACGTCGTCGcaagcggcggaggcgcgaCCCTTGTCCATCGACCGAGGCGAGCACATCCCTCACCGCGCCCCTCACGGTGACGTTGACGATCTTGTCAATAACGCCGCCGGCACGGTGATGGACGCATCGCGTAGAGGTGTCGCAGCAGGCCTGTCCTCTACCGCAGAGGACACCAGCACAACGCCTTGCCGCTTCActctgccggtgctgccatcgtcgtccccctcctccccctcggcATTGTCCTCACCAGCCTTTGATCTGCACATTgtcgaagagaagggaggtgcAGTGGTAGCAGCCCTTTCCCCAGACGGCACGGGCGTCAGCTACGAGCAAGAcgaaggtgaagagaggCACCAGGAGGAAAACACGGCTGTGGAAGACGAGGGTACCGTCGATGCGGCGTGCAAGGCAGACGATGTGAGTGCCAAGGACGTGGAAGCAGTGACGCTGGACGCCGTCCAGGCCCAAGTTGCACCTGTCAAGTCGACAGCCAGTACTGCCATAGCATCAGCTACTGCAGCGGGGACGATACCACAGTCTGAGCGACCAGTGAGCACGGGAGCCGAACCGAGGCAGGCGCCGGACGACCCACCACAGCAACAGGGAAAGCAACCACTACCAATGTCCACCGCTGTGTCAGCCCCGTGTCGCCGTGTGAGCTTCTCCCTTCCACCGGGGGTGgtgagcggcggcgacgggaAGGAGAATGAGGCTAGCAAGGCATCAAAACAGACGCACGGGGAGGGGCTAGAGGCCTCCCATGATGCCTTTGGCCGACATTCAGTGACGCCAGGGAGTTCGAAAGACGCAGcccctgcggcagcgacggtggacAAGGATAAAGTGGCGGCGGATCTCTTAGAGAAGCTCAACGGCCTGGATGCGCTACTCCTCTACAATTTCCCCGCCTACTTCACCACTGGAACGGATGAAGACGGGCTCCCCAGTGTGGTGATGCGCCATCCTCGGCGTCCATCGCCCACCTCGTCCTCGGTgcagccgcggtggcggcgctcacCTTTGGCGTCGACACCGTCAGCCACCGCAAGAGCGACAGCGGGAGCCGCGTCGCCGTGCGACGCGCACGCAATTCCCCTTCGTGACCGCCTCACACCGCCGCGACTGCCGCGAAAGAGCTTGGCTTCGCAGCTTCGCCACAAGTATGGTCTgcctcagctgcagcaccagtgcAGCCCACCCATAGAGACTATGGCGAGCACAAAGACACGCACAACGGTGTCGCTAGCGGATACGACCAGCATCACGGCCGCCGTGCCCATCGGCGCAGATGCGATGGAAATGGCCGGCGTGAACGCGTCgccctcagcagcggcggctgtgtcCTCCACCCACCCGTCTTTACATGGCGTGCAGCCAAAAGAGCCAACGTCCGCGCCATCGACAGGTAGCCCTCACACCACTGTCACGCGCGCGAGCACAGGCATGAATGtctcagcagctcctgcgaCGCCACTTGGCGAAGCCCCCTGAGTAGCAACGGCGCCACGAGCTCCATGCAGAACTCACGCCAGGCCTTCCCataacagcaacagcaccgaATGTAGCTGTGGCGACGTCAGCATCGCCGTCCGCCTCTGTGGTCGGGCTCATGGCCGCTGTCGGTACCCGCTGCGGAGCGCC encodes the following:
- a CDS encoding hypothetical protein (TriTrypDB/GeneDB-style sysID: LpmP.05.0650) produces the protein MEDDADVNTTSTQGSIALLSGSGSSGGGNRTESQLSNNGDMRAGGDVRHPRPTKQASKPARSQSPGGARPLVTPPPSACMPKLITPRKAVAPAELSYKVNLSNSPSPSNVNVAFMRVVQRLNSEDLQSSGSRNDHSDKRRREQDAAGTAINEVKPTNQASGELSKPSAIDAQSPAPPSQERLVPPQQTTRLSNMANTAAAAAAAIITTDGSIHFEDENSSDDGEYAMTASALSEAAPPPCASEAKQAALSPPHQLRPSPAAPGPPAALGPVKTPPGEVAQHSVRSPAKKAPKKVFMKVVVGASGIGGGPRQGTTQQQHQHPGTALAHSTMRSVTADQPPLLALSTTTGPTSSKDSIPLKPQTPESPSANPPVNQQHRTPLASRNNRLGCTASAATAATASLGATGVSAATLRMASPTNPNLFASPEEDPVCCPVSEVTMVNAVSPGSGVSPSLRGPNRGLQQIGNTAKESLSPSSDRPLLPLTAAGRQEQPAGFSLDEPNALVTLSTPHEVGKSLAAPAAAPIVADPSRHAEREMGDEEAHTLRPGSPRLPRETQSGDEGAHRSHSAASSIFKCLPFKILCGHSAASVAIKSGTDANGGGHVGEASIGSSASRPSTRGRHASGLSRLLSIFKRRASRSAQGNSAVKKQQPCQPEGSASLMSTVKALSQTLTPGDAVKTADVQTGPQRWQSPPAATAIALSANSIQTGRLSPLHNITNSSYGNSISFRMDEEENPKRGDDAAAAAPVEGACESDRVGEKQQRGKRKDDAQRHDRRRRRHRCRGAEAQDETSSSAAGVDDGRGSRCFRGTTDDVNASSSPTPSTSASCAAKHRRRRERRAQQSERANGDPKCCQARPSFPILPLESQSSDESASSDDRPDHSRRHRSQRAHRQRRDGDSRSVAASGTFVSGMGAQQRRYRRALRAFHRSGEGARRDSISHTNSNRDDYDAGDSVNRNRRGYRDSAVPQPPTTTAAILVARRRELCVKSRAMSSVDHFAMSWHTRQVKRHQQEQLLRRSRQANIAQLQKRNAERKARSEEAAVVDAVAAAASRSASRLRMLASPQPSTVKARQTSTSVPSPRQRTLCQLAQHEEVLMRDLLALDDILERRRRRELWAEASPEAAAAAATAEAETTPLHHPSCAAQCRAIATAAAVAASTLASMQRSDEMNSDNNEAEADSRRSNSTRLPGNPTRLDISVLLRRYEKLLEDLATQTAPQPPATLESDNGDTSSDVEAFVRTRLRHDKGGLNHQAASSSSKRKRRSAPTPVLVADRMTDEVALCAAALRAEYYQPQQHQQQEPSKTIERGALPEAYEACANTVPMEGVAASHAQALRPSCAACCPQQLDEYITLGLLSTLHKAGERGGAAAAESEKAVNARQGQTQPAATTTLPQRRIREDLYDAPRRGERRRMAQTNGEKPTGFDGNIAATSLITSVSVPSSAVLSSLHPQSADAAAADRDVGLLSNAGAAPSALAQPPRSSTPTSEVNYGALRTQLMRLESRTRRECVLQEQAAMHALKRLYIVETILVLRAMSETTEMQAQEVPAHGYQQQLQQQCTIASHHSPATPVNDKGGKKSGSAVLTDGWVVPSSSAVSSAARGDEKGMPSPASRTINRPKRSSSASRIVRRGSRPPAAEDPPPAQKPSSGSHRTPPVVSIDADLSSCPREESTTTVGSRPPLALTEIALSPSAQQEDHRSRSPLSATRSGGGTAGVPAVATVSVSQEPRAQAAAAPPSLSPPSLEVVAGKAGENEGSPADTRDAIRDGGNGGSPETEARAPLMTTAAQGEDKGTKHDSSPLPSPPAAATDGGDGVGQDKGNGDDVDVAQSCGNSSASSALSFRVEGDNQKGAALLQPEPSADDRGKNPHLAVASGNSIAATPTATAQPSAGESTSPATSVVDGLAMPFSTSSQAAEARPLSIDRGEHIPHRAPHGDVDDLVNNAAGTVMDASRRGVAAGLSSTAEDTSTTPCRFTLPVLPSSSPSSPSALSSPAFDLHIVEEKGGAVVAALSPDGTGVSYEQDEGEERHQEENTAVEDEGTVDAACKADDVSAKDVEAVTLDAVQAQVAPVKSTASTAIASATAAGTIPQSERPVSTGAEPRQAPDDPPQQQGKQPLPMSTAVSAPCRRVSFSLPPGVVSGGDGKENEASKASKQTHGEGLEASHDAFGRHSVTPGSSKDAAPAAATVDKDKVAADLLEKLNGLDALLLYNFPAYFTTGTDEDGLPSVVMRHPRRPSPTSSSVQPRWRRSPLASTPSATARATAGAASPCDAHAIPLRDRLTPPRLPRKSLASQLRHKYGLPQLQHQCSPPIETMASTKTRTTVSLADTTSITAAVPIGADAMEMAGVNASPSAAAAVSSTHPSLHGVQPKEPTSAPSTGSPHTTVTRASTGMNVSAAPATPLGEAP